In Colwellia sp. PAMC 20917, a single genomic region encodes these proteins:
- a CDS encoding methyl-accepting chemotaxis protein, which translates to MNIRSKLTLSFAATVILPIIAIAIVSISMTISKSSTSFVERTQDELRQVDNGFQLFFQQIKANVKFLAQNKLTTQLPDNTHTYIDSDHMMEPKNDSVEELNLYKLYEDFGSSHPDLLYVYTGTKEGGFVQYPLEVLGGYDPRQRPWYKQALASPNAPIITEAYQDVIGKPVVTSALVVKNKQGEIIGVQGLDVTLSTLTDILSNTKLGESGYLILIDESGTVLADAKTPENNFKNIKDLSSSSLLFSILQKSPNQDHFSTEHLGEDVDVASYYSKELKWRFVGVIHSDEILAPAYNMSQTITVIAFIMVTLFIAIGFWLANRIVQPINRVAEGLRDIAQGDGNLTKRLEIIGQDEVSELAQWFNQFLNSIHQLVVDIKTCASTLNVVANQSGIQIADVKAVSHKQEQSIDNVNNLIATMTDIAHQTSNDCQESSTTIMKTEEYSKKGISLISVTVSEVSSLNQSLSESSQSMKSLELESENITKILDVIRSIAEQTNLLALNAAIEAARAGEQGRGFAVVADEVRTLAQRSRGATEEIDAVLMNLLDKTRVVSQQMGVNVEQSKQAIDKIEQANQSFNEISTLVGQMKENISRITQAADQQCSSSDLINDDISGINQSAKGIVNTADTLADGSNDLLVLSKDLTNLVGRFKVNN; encoded by the coding sequence ATGAATATTCGCTCTAAACTAACGTTGAGCTTTGCTGCTACGGTTATTTTACCAATTATTGCCATTGCAATTGTCAGTATATCAATGACGATTTCTAAATCTTCAACAAGCTTTGTGGAACGCACTCAGGATGAATTAAGGCAAGTAGACAACGGCTTTCAACTGTTCTTCCAACAAATCAAAGCTAACGTGAAATTTTTAGCTCAAAATAAATTGACAACCCAACTTCCTGATAATACTCATACTTATATTGACTCTGATCATATGATGGAGCCAAAAAATGATTCTGTCGAAGAATTAAATTTATATAAGCTATATGAAGATTTTGGTTCATCACACCCTGATTTACTATACGTATACACAGGCACCAAAGAAGGTGGCTTTGTTCAATATCCATTAGAAGTCCTTGGAGGTTATGATCCAAGACAACGTCCTTGGTACAAACAGGCGCTAGCCTCTCCAAACGCTCCAATTATTACTGAAGCATATCAAGATGTCATAGGAAAACCTGTAGTAACTTCTGCATTAGTGGTCAAAAATAAGCAAGGCGAAATCATAGGTGTACAAGGTCTAGATGTTACCCTTTCAACATTAACGGATATATTAAGTAATACAAAACTAGGTGAAAGCGGCTATCTCATTCTTATTGATGAGTCAGGAACCGTATTAGCTGATGCCAAAACACCAGAGAATAACTTCAAAAATATTAAAGATCTTTCATCATCATCATTATTATTTTCCATATTACAAAAAAGTCCAAATCAAGATCATTTTTCTACCGAGCATTTAGGTGAAGATGTTGACGTTGCCAGTTATTATTCAAAAGAACTAAAGTGGCGTTTTGTTGGCGTCATCCATAGCGATGAAATTTTAGCGCCTGCATATAATATGAGTCAGACCATTACCGTGATTGCCTTTATCATGGTTACATTATTTATTGCCATAGGATTTTGGTTAGCCAATCGTATTGTTCAACCCATTAACCGTGTGGCTGAAGGTTTGCGTGATATTGCACAAGGTGATGGAAATTTAACTAAGCGACTAGAGATTATTGGTCAAGATGAAGTCAGTGAATTGGCTCAATGGTTTAATCAATTCTTAAACTCGATTCATCAGCTTGTTGTTGATATTAAAACCTGTGCATCAACATTAAATGTGGTGGCTAATCAATCGGGTATACAAATCGCTGATGTAAAAGCAGTCAGCCATAAACAAGAACAATCAATAGATAATGTGAATAACCTTATCGCAACGATGACAGATATAGCACATCAAACATCAAACGACTGCCAAGAAAGTTCAACAACTATTATGAAAACTGAAGAGTACTCCAAAAAGGGTATTTCGTTAATTTCTGTCACGGTAAGTGAAGTGAGTTCGTTAAATCAATCGTTAAGTGAATCATCTCAATCGATGAAGTCACTTGAACTGGAAAGTGAGAATATTACTAAAATATTAGATGTTATCAGAAGCATTGCTGAACAAACTAATCTGTTAGCACTTAATGCGGCTATTGAAGCGGCAAGAGCTGGTGAGCAAGGGCGAGGATTTGCTGTGGTCGCAGATGAAGTGAGAACATTAGCGCAACGCTCGCGAGGTGCTACCGAAGAAATTGATGCTGTATTAATGAACTTGCTGGATAAAACACGTGTTGTTTCTCAACAAATGGGCGTGAATGTCGAACAATCGAAACAGGCTATCGATAAAATTGAACAAGCGAATCAATCATTTAACGAAATCAGTACTTTGGTTGGACAAATGAAAGAAAATATCTCGCGTATTACTCAAGCCGCAGATCAACAGTGCAGTTCATCGGACTTGATCAATGACGATATTAGTGGCATCAATCAATCTGCAAAAGGTATTGTTAATACTGCTGATACATTGGCCGATGGATCGAATGACTTACTTGTTTTATCCAAAGATTTAACAAATTTAGTCGGTCGCTTTAAAGTCAATAATTAA